The genomic interval ACGAACAAGACCAGCTAATGCATAACGAAAAAGAGATTTTAAAGGGTTACGCCGCCAACGTAGAAGAGAAGCTCTCTTGGTTGCATGAAGAAAACGGCGAAAAACTGCAATATCCAAGATTTGAGAGTTTTAAAAGCGCCATTTATGACATAGATAAAAATCTTATCTTTAGCACTCTTGATGAAGATATAAAAAACTTAGGCGATAATTTTTTTACAAAAAATTCAAAATCCTACCTCATCTCGCCTCTCTCCCCTTACTACATGGGTGCCGCATATATTGTCGTGCAAAAAGGGACGAAAGATATAAATATACTTAGCGATCTGATCTATATTGCGATTGTCGTTGTTTTAATTACAATTATTACCTCCTTTTTTCTAGTAAATCTTGTTTTAAAACCCATAAGAGAGAATATAAAACTTCTAGATAACTTCATAAAAGATACCACTCATGAGCTAAACACTCCAATCACTGCGATACTGACAAATATAGAGACAATTGACTACTCAAACTGCGACGAAAAAACATCAAGAAAACTTGAACGCATAAAGATCGCTTCTATGAGCATCTCCAACCTATATGAGGATTTGGTCCATCTGCTTTTAAATCACAAAGCATCGCTTCAAAATGCAGATCTGAATCTCTCCCAAATAGTTCTTCAAAGAGTAGAATACTTTGCAAATATGGCAAATATGAAAAGGATAGAGTTCATCTTGGATATAAAAGATAATGTCCATTTCACGGCTGATAAACAAAAGATGGAGCGTCTAATAGATAACATCCTCTCAAATGCGATTAAATATACAAATAAGTCAACCAAAATAAGAATCACTCTGGATGAGACACACTTAAGCATAGAAGATGAGGGTAAAGGGATGAGCAAAGAGGAGCTGGAGAAAATCTTTACAAGATACCTGAGGTTCGATAAATCCCAAGGGGGATTTGGAATCGGTTACAGCATCATAAAATCCATAACAGAGGAGTACTGTATGAAGATAGATATTGAATCAAAACCAAAAATAGGGACAAAGGTGACTCTTAGATGGTAAAAAAGATTACTATATCTATTCTCTTCTGTGCTTTTTTAAACGCTTCAGAGTTTGATAAAAACTGTCTAAACTGTCATGGCGGTGATTTTAAATTTCACATTATTATGAAAAAATATACCCTCAAATACAGCAGCGAAAAGAGAATAAGAGAGGCTATGTTTGAGTATCTAAAAGATCCGGCTACCGAGAGATCTATCCTACCTGCCGAATACATAAATAGATTCGGCATAAAAGAGAAAAGCGACCTCGATGACAAGACGCTAAGAAAGATGATAGATATATACTATGAGAGATTCAATCTCCAGTCTAAGCTTTACTGAACACCTTTTTGATGATATTTACAACAGGCAATACAACTGCCCCTATGACCAGACCTATAAGCAGATCATTAACAAGAGCCGGTAGTGCCTCTATGTAGAAATTGTGAAAGAACTCTATCTTATGAGAGAGGATTCCGCCTCCTACCAAGATCATCGCAAAAGTTCCTACAAAGGTGAGAGTTTTTATAAGCTTTGGCATAGCGCCAATTAGAAAATTGCCGCTTTTTATCTGATTTTTACCTATAAGCCAAAAGCCTACATTATCCATTCTCACTATAAGAGCAACCAACCCGTAAACCCCAAAAGTAGCTATTAATGCAACAAAAATCGTTGAGGCGACCTGAATACCGAACGGCTTATCGGAGACTGCAGTAAGAGCGATTACGACTATCTCTATGGATAGTATAAAGTCTGTGAGTATTGCTGACTTTATCTTCTCTTTCTCTATCTCCAAGATGTTCTCTTTTGTCGAATTTAAAAGCTCCTCATTTTTAACTTCCTCTTTTTTATAAAAGAGGTACTCCTCTATCTTCTCGACTCCCTCATAAAGAAGAAAAAGCGCACCAAAAACAAGAATTATCGTAATCAATAAAGGGGCAAAGGCAGTTAGAAGAAAGGCTACCGGCAAGATGATAACCTTGTTCTTTAAAGAGCCTTTTGTAATCGCCCAGATGACTTTTAGCTCTCTTGACTAGTCAAACCCCGTAGCTTTTTGCGCATTGACCGCCAGATCATCCCCAAGAATAGCTGCCGTCTTTTGCGTAGCCACCTTGCTTGCAACCGCCACATCATCCGCAAGCATCGCAATGTCGTCTAAAAGTAAAAAAATCCCTGATGCCATCTCTCTATCCTACCTCTTTAATATTTTGAGTACTAAGAACCCATCTGAAGTAAACTGCGCCTACAATAAATCCAAAGCCTATAAGAAATGTTATAAACTCCAAAGAGAAGCCTTTTGTTGCCAAAAAACCTATCATAAAAGATGTGATTGTCGCAGATGTCAGAAACAGCATATCGTTATATGCGACGATTCGCCCGTAATATTTCTTCTCTATGTTCTTTTGTAGTAAAGTATAGGTATAAGACCACAGAGTCGTAGTAAAGAGCCCCACGATTACGCTTGCAAAGAGCGACATATAAAAATCCTCCATCAAATATGCCCAGAGCCAGATTGCAAATGCCTGAAAGATAAAAATATTTACCAACCTTTTATTGTTAACCCAGTTTCCAAGAATGACAGGCCCAATAACAAGACCTACCGCTCTTGAAGCGTGCAGAAGCCCAAGTGCCAAAGATGTTGCGATAATGGAGGCGTAGTATTTATCTACCATAAGTGCCACAAGCGCGTCAAATGCTGTTAATCCAACAAATGAGTGCATCAGCATCAGATGAATGGCGTGCGGGTTTCTCTTAAAGTATCTGAAACTATCTCGCATCATCTCTTTTAGACTCTCTTTGCTCTTTATAAACTCCACTTCAATCTCAACCCTGTAAAGCAGCGAAAAAGCAACGACAAACATCATGGCATCAAGAATAAAGGCTATCTTTACTCCAAGTAAAAAAACGACAAAACCGCTAATAGCCATGCCAAAAGTGTAAGAGAGCGACCAGATTATGGAGTGAAGCTCGTTTGCCTTTTGAAGCTTCTCTCCTCCCAAAAGTTTTGGCAAAAGCGACATCTCTGTTGTGAAGTAAAAACTAGCTGCCGCCATCTTAATAAAGACAAGAGTATAAAGAAGCCACAGATCAGAGAGTTCATTTACAAAAATTAAAAAAAACGTAGCAAAAATCTCAACTGCGATTAATATCAGCATAAGTTTTTTTGGTTTCATATTATCTATTATAGAGCCTGAAAACGGTGCTTGTATGATCCCTGAGAGAAAATGCAGCATTGCCGTAAATGCTACTACTTCAGGGGAGACTTTCATATGCAGTAGAAGCGTATAAATTGCCACATTGCTAAACCATGCCCCAAAATATGCGATTAGCTGTATAAAAGAGAGCCTTCTAAGAACAGTTTCTGATTTTAGTAGTTGGATATATTGATTCATAAATGGAAGATTATCATAATTCCAAAATAAAAAATGTTATTTTTTTATCAACTTTGCTAAAGTTATTTTTTTTTGTGTCGATTTGGCTTCTAATAATATTCTTTATATATAAAAAGGAGTAAGTCATGGATGGCATAGCAAATGTTGCAAAACAGCAGCAGTCTCAAATGGGTCAGCAAGAAAGTCAGGGCGTTGTAACATCTCAGACAAGGCAAGTTGAACAGCCTAAGCAGGTCGATATTGTTAAAGAGATGCAAAAAGACAATGTTGATAGTTCTAAAAAAATTGACTCTAAGGAGCAAATGCAGGATTTGGTTGATCAACTAAACAAAGCGCTCGCTCCTATGACTACAAATATAAAATTCGGTGTTGACCAACAAGATGTTTTTTACGTATCCGTTATTGAGTCTGAAACAAGTAAAATGATAAGAAGATTCCCTGCCGAAGAAGCAGTGGGCTTTCTTCCAAAAATGAAAGAAGTATCGGGGATTCTTTTTGACTCAAAAGGGTGACCTTAAACCCTTTTGACCCCTCTTCATCTTCTCATAACCTTCCAGTAATCAGTAGTTATCTAAACAGATAATTCCACTAACCATTCTTTAATACTTTTTGTTGTAAAATCGCGGTAATTATTTTGCTTGCAAGGGTTTTTAAATGAAAAAAGAAGTTAAAAAAGTTGTTCTAGCGTATTCCGGCGGACTTGATACCAGTGTTATTTTAAAGTGGCTGCAAGAAGAGTATAACGCAGAAGTAATTACTTTTACTGCCGATCTAGGTCAAGGCGAAGAGGTCGAACCTGCACGTCAAAAAGCACTTGACAATGGGATCAAACCTGAAAACATTTTTATACTTGACGTACGAGAAGAGTTTGTAAAAGATTATGTATTCCCTATGTTTAGAGCCAATACAATATATGAGGGCGAGTATCTTTTAGGAACTTCTATAGCAAGACCGCTAATAGCTAAAAAGCAGATAGAGATAGCAAATAAGATGGGTGCAGATGCAGTCTCTCACGGAGCAACAGGCAAAGGAAACGATCAAGTTAGATTTGAGCTTGGATACCTAAGTTTAAAACCTGATATTACTGTGATCGCACCTTGGAGAGAGTGGGATCTTAATTCCAGAGAAAAACTGCTCTCTTATGCCAGAAAACATGGAATAAAAATCGATGCCAAGCATCTAGATAAAGAGGGCAAACCTACTGTAAGCCCATACTCAATGGACGCAAACCTGCTTCATATATCGTATGAAGGGCTTCATCTTGAAAATCCTATGAATGAACCGGAAGAGTCTATGTGGTTATGGAGCAAGTCACCGGAAAATGCTCCTGATGAAAAAGAGTATATTACTATCGGCTACAAAAACGGTGATCCTATCTCTGTTAACGGAGAAGAGATGTCGCCTGCAACGCTTCTTAAAACGCTTAATGAGTATGGAAACAAGCACGGCATAGGAAGAGTTGATATAGTTGAAAACAGATTTGTCGGAATGAAGGCTCGTGGATGCTATGAAACTCCGGGCGGAACTATCATGCTAAAAGCTCACCGTGCTATCGAGTCTATCACGCTTGACCGTGAAGAAGCTCACCTAAAAGACGAGTTGATGCCTCGCTACGCAAAACTTATCTATAACGGTTTCTGGTTTACACCTGAGCGCGAAATGCTTCAAGCTGCAATTGACGCAACACAGAAGTATGTTCAGGGAACTGTGAAATTAAAACTTTACAAAGGCAACGTAGAAGTGGTAGGCAGAGAATCTGATATGTCTTTATATTCGGAAGCGCACTCAACATTTGAAGAAGATGAAGTCTATAATCAAAAAGATGCAGAGGGCTTCATTCGCCTAAATGCGCTTAGAAGAATTATTGCCGGTAAAGCAAGAAATAAATAACAATACCAAAGGAACATTATGAGTATTATCAAAATAGACATGAACTCTCCTGAGTTTCAAGCTGAAATGGAAAAAACCATCAAGTTCACCGATAAGGTAAATCAGCAGTTCGGTTGGGTCTACAATCCTCAGGCAGAAGTAAACGAAGGCGTACAGATGGGTCTTGCAAGAAACAAGATGATGTACGGCAAACGTTTCTGCCCATGCTTTATGGTCGAAGTCGTAGATGATAAGCCAAGAAGCGTAGAGGATAGAATCTGCCCTTGTAAACCTGCGATCGAAAAAGAGATCCCAGAAGATGGTCTCTGTCACTGCGGTATCTACTGTACACCGGAATATGCTGCAAAAAAAGCGGCAGAGATGGGCATGGAAGAGGCAGTTCATACACACTCTCGCGGTCTGACAAAAGCAGAAGCGCAAACTCTCTTAGAGCAGAGAGAGCTTGACGGGGATGAAGTAACTTCTCTTATAGAAGCAAGAGAGCTTGGAATGGTAGATTTTAAACTCGTGGATGTGCGTGAACACATGGAGTGGCAGATGGGTCACATTAAAGGTGCAGACAAACTTGTTCCTACAAGCAGTTTTTTTGCAGCTCTTGAAGATGCAAAACTTAACAAAGATGAAAACATTATTTTATACTGCCACGTCGGAAGCAGAAGTGCACACTGTGCAAGGATCTTAAACGATATGGGATATAAAAAAATAGGAAATCTGACTTATGGGATCGTCTCTTACGGCGGCGAAATAGAGAGATAGGAAGAGATATGAAAGTTCTACTAATAAAAGAGGTAAAAAGCTTAGGCAAAGCAGGCGAAGTAAAAGAGGTAAAAGATGGCTACGGTCAAAACTTTTTAATCAAAAAAGGGTTCGCAAAACATGCCACACCGGAGATATTGGCTCAACATGCAGAAGATGAGAGAATAGCTGCTGAGAATCTTGCAAAAGAGATCGCAGAGCTAAAAGATCTTGCAAAGAAACTTGACAAGCTGGAGATTATCATAACCAAGAAGCTTGGACAAAACGGTCATCTGTTCGGCTCTATTACAAAAGATGAAGTAGCGCATGCCCTTCAAGAACAGCACAATATTGAGATAGATAAAAAACATATTACCGATAAAGTTGCGATCAAAACAGTCGGTGAGCACGACCTAGACCTTAAGCTGGGTCACGCCATCCATGCAACGCTGCATGTGGATGTTCAAGGCGAATAATGTTTGATGCCACAACCATACTTGCGTACAAGGGCAAGAACAAAGCGGTAATCGGAGGTGACGGTCAAGTCACTTTCGGCAACAGCGTCCTAAAAGGAAATGCGACAAAGATCCGCACGCTTCACAACGGAAAGATCTTAGCAGGTTTTGCGGGTAGTACGGCTGATGCTTTTAACCTCTTTGATATGTTTGAAGATTTCTTAGAGGCAAAAAAAGGCGATATTTTAAAATCGGTCATAGAGTTTTCAAAAGCGTGGAGAAAAGATAAAGTTCTTCGTCGTCTTGAAGCGATGATGATAGTTCTAAACAATGAGCATATTTTCATACTTACAGGCAATGGAGATGTTGTTGAGCCTGAAGATGGCGAGATAGCTTCTATCGGTAGCGGCGGAAACTTCGCTATTTCAGCGGCAAGAGCTTTAAAAAAACATGCAGATATGGATGAAGAGGCACTTGTGCGTGAGAGTCTGAGCATAGCTGCCGATCTGTGTATATACACCAACCACAACATAAAAACTCTTATATTAGAGGGAGAAGCTAAGTGAACCTAACGCCAAAAGAGATAGTCGAATATCTGGACAAGTATGTCATCTCTCAACACAATGCAAAAAAAACCATTGCACTGGCACTTAGAACCAGATATAGAAGAATGCAGTTAACTCCTGAGCTTCAAAAAGACATTATGCCAAAAAATATCCTTATGATAGGCTCTACCGGAGTAGGTAAAACAGAGATCTCAAGACGCTTGGCAAGTATGATGAAAGTCCCTTTTATAAAGGTTGAAGCCAGCAAATATACAGAAGTCGGCTTTGTGGGGCGTGACGTTGAGTCTATGATAAGAGACCTTGTCGTAGCATCTATCTCAATCGTAAAAGCCGAGAAAGAGGAAGAGAATAGAGAGAAGATAGAGAACTATATTGTAAATAAAATAGTTGAAAAACTGGTTCCCCCTCTTCCATCAGGTGCTAGTGATAGCAAAAAAGATGACTATCACAGGCTGCTTGAAGCTACAGAAAAAAGAGTCCTCTCAGGGGAGATGGACGATAAAACCATAGAGATCGAGCTTGAGAAGATCCATATAGAGTTTAACGACACAAACCTGCCGCCTGAGATGGCTAAAGTTCAAGAGTCCTTCTCAAAAGTATTCTCACAGATGAACAGAGAAGACAATAAAAAAGAGGTGAGCGTAAAAGAGGCTAAATCAATACTTAGAAGCGAAGCAAGCGCAAAGCTTATCGATTCTGCAAGTATCAACGCAGAAGCGCTTAGACGTGCCCAAGACGGCGGGATCATATTTCTTGATGAGATTGACAAAATTGCTATCAGCGAAAAGTCTCAAGGAAGGAATGACCCGAGCAAAGAGGGAGTTCAAAGAGACCTTCTTCCGATAGTAGAGGGAAGCAGCGTAAGTACAAAGTACGGCGTTATAAATACGGACCATATCCTCTTTATTGCAGCTGGTGCATTTCATCTCTGTAAGCCAAGCGATCTTATACCGGAGCTTCAGGGAAGATTTCCTCTGAGAGTGGAACTTGAATCTCTAACTGAAGAGACGCTTTACCAGATACTGACACAGACAAAGAGTTCGCTTCTAAGACAGTATGAAGCACTTCTTGGCACAGAGGGAGTAAAACTTATTTTTGAGGATGAAGCCATAAGAGCGATAGCAAAACTGGCTCACCGTGCAAACGAAATGACCGAAGATATCGGCGCTAGAAGACTCCACACGGTTCTGGAAAAAGTTCTTGAAGATATAAGTTTTAATGCCGACGAGCACAGAGACAAAGAGTTTATGGTTACAGAAAAGTTAGTGCATGAAAAATTAGATGTCATAGTTGAAAATGATGACCTCTCCAGATATATCTTATAGGAAAAAATATGACTAAAGCAGGCTTCGTTTCATTAATCGGTCGTCCAAACGCAGGAAAAAGCACACTTATGAATTCCCTACTGGGCGAAAATATTGCAATGGTTAGTCAAAAAGCAAATGCGACCAGAAAAAGATCAAACGCTATTGTCATGCACGAAGATACACAGATCATCTTTGTCGATACTCCTGGGCTTCATGAGAGAGAGAAGATACTAAACCAGTTTATGCTTGATGAAGCTCTAAAAGCGATGGGAGACTGCGACCTTATCGTCTACCTAGCTCCGGTTACCGACAACATTGAAAACTATGAGAAATTTTTAAAACTAAACAACTCCAAAGTAAAACATATTATAGCTCTTAGCAAGATCGATCAAGTATCTCAAGAAAAACTGTTTAAAAAAATAAGCCAGTACAGCCAGTTTGCAGACTATTTTGAAGCACTTATCCCTGTAGCGATCCCAAAAAAAACAGGCCATAAAGATCTGCTAGAGACCATATCAAAACTTCTTCCTGAGTCTCCTTATTTGTATGATCCTGAAGATCTGACAAGCGAACTTGT from Sulfurimonas crateris carries:
- the hslV gene encoding ATP-dependent protease subunit HslV, translated to MFDATTILAYKGKNKAVIGGDGQVTFGNSVLKGNATKIRTLHNGKILAGFAGSTADAFNLFDMFEDFLEAKKGDILKSVIEFSKAWRKDKVLRRLEAMMIVLNNEHIFILTGNGDVVEPEDGEIASIGSGGNFAISAARALKKHADMDEEALVRESLSIAADLCIYTNHNIKTLILEGEAK
- a CDS encoding argininosuccinate synthase translates to MKKEVKKVVLAYSGGLDTSVILKWLQEEYNAEVITFTADLGQGEEVEPARQKALDNGIKPENIFILDVREEFVKDYVFPMFRANTIYEGEYLLGTSIARPLIAKKQIEIANKMGADAVSHGATGKGNDQVRFELGYLSLKPDITVIAPWREWDLNSREKLLSYARKHGIKIDAKHLDKEGKPTVSPYSMDANLLHISYEGLHLENPMNEPEESMWLWSKSPENAPDEKEYITIGYKNGDPISVNGEEMSPATLLKTLNEYGNKHGIGRVDIVENRFVGMKARGCYETPGGTIMLKAHRAIESITLDREEAHLKDELMPRYAKLIYNGFWFTPEREMLQAAIDATQKYVQGTVKLKLYKGNVEVVGRESDMSLYSEAHSTFEEDEVYNQKDAEGFIRLNALRRIIAGKARNK
- a CDS encoding ferredoxin-thioredoxin reductase catalytic domain-containing protein, which gives rise to MSIIKIDMNSPEFQAEMEKTIKFTDKVNQQFGWVYNPQAEVNEGVQMGLARNKMMYGKRFCPCFMVEVVDDKPRSVEDRICPCKPAIEKEIPEDGLCHCGIYCTPEYAAKKAAEMGMEEAVHTHSRGLTKAEAQTLLEQRELDGDEVTSLIEARELGMVDFKLVDVREHMEWQMGHIKGADKLVPTSSFFAALEDAKLNKDENIILYCHVGSRSAHCARILNDMGYKKIGNLTYGIVSYGGEIER
- a CDS encoding sensor histidine kinase, with the protein product MYSGERRSIIYVLGLYLSSTLLLIVTLFTSYYFYEQDQLMHNEKEILKGYAANVEEKLSWLHEENGEKLQYPRFESFKSAIYDIDKNLIFSTLDEDIKNLGDNFFTKNSKSYLISPLSPYYMGAAYIVVQKGTKDINILSDLIYIAIVVVLITIITSFFLVNLVLKPIRENIKLLDNFIKDTTHELNTPITAILTNIETIDYSNCDEKTSRKLERIKIASMSISNLYEDLVHLLLNHKASLQNADLNLSQIVLQRVEYFANMANMKRIEFILDIKDNVHFTADKQKMERLIDNILSNAIKYTNKSTKIRITLDETHLSIEDEGKGMSKEELEKIFTRYLRFDKSQGGFGIGYSIIKSITEEYCMKIDIESKPKIGTKVTLRW
- the era gene encoding GTPase Era, which codes for MTKAGFVSLIGRPNAGKSTLMNSLLGENIAMVSQKANATRKRSNAIVMHEDTQIIFVDTPGLHEREKILNQFMLDEALKAMGDCDLIVYLAPVTDNIENYEKFLKLNNSKVKHIIALSKIDQVSQEKLFKKISQYSQFADYFEALIPVAIPKKTGHKDLLETISKLLPESPYLYDPEDLTSELVRDIYAGFIREGVFQNVSDEIPYESDVTIEKIYEEKNIDKIIATIVVEKESQKGIIIGRGGESIKRIGKYAREKIESLSGKKAFLDLQVVVKKGWSKDKSYLKEVGYSS
- a CDS encoding MFS transporter; this encodes MNQYIQLLKSETVLRRLSFIQLIAYFGAWFSNVAIYTLLLHMKVSPEVVAFTAMLHFLSGIIQAPFSGSIIDNMKPKKLMLILIAVEIFATFFLIFVNELSDLWLLYTLVFIKMAAASFYFTTEMSLLPKLLGGEKLQKANELHSIIWSLSYTFGMAISGFVVFLLGVKIAFILDAMMFVVAFSLLYRVEIEVEFIKSKESLKEMMRDSFRYFKRNPHAIHLMLMHSFVGLTAFDALVALMVDKYYASIIATSLALGLLHASRAVGLVIGPVILGNWVNNKRLVNIFIFQAFAIWLWAYLMEDFYMSLFASVIVGLFTTTLWSYTYTLLQKNIEKKYYGRIVAYNDMLFLTSATITSFMIGFLATKGFSLEFITFLIGFGFIVGAVYFRWVLSTQNIKEVG
- the hslU gene encoding HslU--HslV peptidase ATPase subunit, producing the protein MNLTPKEIVEYLDKYVISQHNAKKTIALALRTRYRRMQLTPELQKDIMPKNILMIGSTGVGKTEISRRLASMMKVPFIKVEASKYTEVGFVGRDVESMIRDLVVASISIVKAEKEEENREKIENYIVNKIVEKLVPPLPSGASDSKKDDYHRLLEATEKRVLSGEMDDKTIEIELEKIHIEFNDTNLPPEMAKVQESFSKVFSQMNREDNKKEVSVKEAKSILRSEASAKLIDSASINAEALRRAQDGGIIFLDEIDKIAISEKSQGRNDPSKEGVQRDLLPIVEGSSVSTKYGVINTDHILFIAAGAFHLCKPSDLIPELQGRFPLRVELESLTEETLYQILTQTKSSLLRQYEALLGTEGVKLIFEDEAIRAIAKLAHRANEMTEDIGARRLHTVLEKVLEDISFNADEHRDKEFMVTEKLVHEKLDVIVENDDLSRYIL
- a CDS encoding flagellar protein FlaG, which produces MDGIANVAKQQQSQMGQQESQGVVTSQTRQVEQPKQVDIVKEMQKDNVDSSKKIDSKEQMQDLVDQLNKALAPMTTNIKFGVDQQDVFYVSVIESETSKMIRRFPAEEAVGFLPKMKEVSGILFDSKG
- the rplI gene encoding 50S ribosomal protein L9; translated protein: MKVLLIKEVKSLGKAGEVKEVKDGYGQNFLIKKGFAKHATPEILAQHAEDERIAAENLAKEIAELKDLAKKLDKLEIIITKKLGQNGHLFGSITKDEVAHALQEQHNIEIDKKHITDKVAIKTVGEHDLDLKLGHAIHATLHVDVQGE